TCCTCTTCCAGCACCCTCTCTTTAATCCTTTTGGTCAGATTAAAGACAAGCTGCACATTCACGTCTGCCTGCAGAAGGGATCGCTGGATATCCTTCACCAGCTCATTCACAAGCCGGTCATCTACAAAGACTGCCTTGGCTATCTTCTGCAGCGTTGATTTCAGGCTTTCTCCTAACCGCTCTAAGACCATGGCTGCTACGAAGGAAGCGAGATTTATAAAGGTTGGGCTTCGCCTTGAAATGGCAGAGGCCGCATCTTAACAACGCATTTCGTACTCTATGGTTTGCAAAGGCAACATCCACGAACCCTTTACCCTAACTTATCTCCTTACAACAACACTTTTAATATCAAACCTCACTTTCTTCTCATCTGCGTGGCTGTCGCTCTTGGACCTGCAGCCTATGGGGCATAACACGACTGATGCCAGGCTTTGCTCTTCCAATCCAAGCAACTCATCAACCTTCTTCGGATCAAACCCTTCCATCGGGCAGGCATCGATCCTCTTCATGGCGCATGCCTCGAGCAGGAAGCCAAGGCTAATATACACTTGGTTCTTTGACCATGCGAGTGTCTGCTCAGCTGTCAAAGCCTTCCTAAATCCAAGGATCGTGTCCTCGTAGCCTTTCAGCTTCTCACGAGGAACCTTCCTAATCCGAGAAATTGAGTCAATATAGTTTCTTATGTAGCCTTCATTGAGGTCGGTTCTCACACAGAGCACAATCAAGTGGGATGCGTCTGTGACCTGCGGCTGATTCCATGCAGCCTCCCTGAGCCTTTCCCTCAATTCTTGGTCAGTCACAACGATGAACTTCCAGGGCTGGAGGCCAAACGATGAAGGAGAGAGGTTGAGCACCTTCAAAAGCTCATCAAGGTCTTTTTCAGAGACTTTTTTCTTCGGGTCAAATTGTTTTGTCGCGTATCTCCATTCCAGCGCTTCCAAAATCTCCATGCTCTTCACCTCTGTGGCCTTGCTTTCTATTCTTCTCCCATCTATAAAACCATGATATGCCTGTTAAAAAAATAAAAAAATTACATGCCTTTCTTGATGCGACTCATCGCCTCAGCCACACCTTTTGCTTCCTTCTCAAGCCAATTCTTATATTCCTGGAGCTTTTCAATCTTCTCCTCGTTTGTCAGAAATTGTCTTGGGGTTTCCTCGCATTCACATCCGGCGCAGTTCATGGTTTCACCTTTCCGGAAAGCTATCGGCTTTCCAATATCGGTTAACCGATACTTATATTTAAATCTTTCTATCTATCGGTTTTCCGAAAGGTATTTATACGTTGGGAGCACTGTATGCCCTATGAAGCCAGAATGCGAAATGAAAGGGTTTCTGTCGCTTCTCCTTCTGTGGATCATCCACGAGAAAAAAATGACCGGATCCGGGATAGCAAACGAGATCTCAGCAAGAAAAGGCTCGAAGCCAAGCCCGGGAACCATCTACCCTGCGTTAAAAGATCTTAAGGAAAAGGGTTTGGTGTCTTGTGATAAGGGGAAGGTGTATTCAATAACCAAAAAAGGCAGGCTCGAGCTGAGCGTCCTGCTCAAAAGCTTCTTCAGCACGTTCAAGGACATCGATGACATGAAACGGTGCTGCGGATAGGGGCGCAAGCCTTCTGAAACTATCACTCTTTAGTAACGAAAAATTTATAAATCAGGCCATGCTCCGGCATCGCTGAAGGCTCTTCGGGGCATACTCCAATAATCCGCAACCTTTAAATAAATCTCTCATTACCTCAACCATGATGCCAAAAAAGTCAATAGCACAGAAACTTGTTTATCCTGAGCAGATCAATGTAGGTCAATCTATCCAGAAGACTGCTGAGCTCCTTGCCGATACGTGGTCGCTGAGGCTGCTGCGGCAGCTGATGTGGAACTCAGAAACACAAAAGCCTGAGACACGGCCGATGCGCTTCTCAGAGCTCAAGAAGCAACTTCCTAGCATATCGCCAAAAACCCTGTCCCGAAAGCTCAAGGCAATGGAGAGGATGGGCGTAGTCCAAAAAACCCTCTATGCGGAAGTTCCGGTGAGGGCGGAATATGCCATCACAGAGAAGGGAAAGCAGCTGAAGGATGTCCTGCAGGCAATCACTGCCTGGAATCTCAGAAATCTTTAAATACTTCTTTTGTCTTGGCGGCTCAAAAAGGGAGGTGAGGCCGAATGGCAGACCAGGATGATTATGATGAGGATTACGATGAAATGAATCCTGATGATGAGGATGACGAAGTGTAATTGTCAGTTTTTTGCTTGAGTCTTTACTCAGCTGCCACCGTTGTACTGGTCCAAGTTCGCTCCAGTTTTCGTGATGAGTGATTTTCAGCCTTTGCAGGCGGCTCAGTAGCAAGTCAGTCGGCATCAGGCTTGCTTGTGCCTGCATCTGCTCCAGCTGACACCCCCGAAGGGGCCTACCCTCTGTCAGCACCGCTCATGACTGCAAAGAAGCTCGCAGAAAGGATGCCGGACTTGCAACTGAGCCTTCGTAGGCTTAAGATTTATAAAACCCCCCTTATTTTACCCCACTATGTTCACTGCCGAGCTATTGAAGACGTCCTTTCCTGGCATTCTGGGCCAGGAAGCGGTGAAGAAGCAAGTCTCCTCAGCTTTAATGACTGAAAGGCATATTATCATTGTCGGCCCTCCCGGGATTGGAAAGACAACCTTGGCAAAGAATATAGCAAAACTCCTGCCTGCAATAACTGTCAATGACTGCGACTTCAATTGTGATCCAAAAGCTCCCTTGTGCCCAAGGTGCATCCATGCAGCTCACTCTGGAAGGCATGCCACCAAAAAAATATCCGGCGAGCAGCGTTTCATCCGGATCCAGGGATCACCTGACCTGACTGCCGAAGACCTTCTGGGGGACATCGATCCCATCAAAGCCCTGAAATTCGGGCCGTTATCCTTAGAAGCCTTCAATCCTGGAAAAATCTTCAGGGCAAACAATGGAGTCCTCTTTTTCGATGAAGTGAACAGATGCCCTGAAAAGCTGCAAAATAGCCTGTTGCAGGTGTTGGAGGAAAAGAAGGCAACCCTGGGAAGCTATGAAGTGGATATCTCTGCAAACTTCATCTTCATCGGAACGATGAACCCTGAAGACTCCTCAACTGAGCGCATCTCGGATGTATTCGGAGACAGGTTTGATTTCATTTACATGGGCTATCCTGAATCAGTGGAGATAGAAAAGGCGATCATTCTTGCAAAAGGGAAAAAGCTTGCTGAAGTCTCCGATAAGCTGCTGACTCTGATAGCTGCATTTATCCATGATCTTCGGGATGATGCCAATCTTCAAAAAAAGCCATCTGTCAGAGCATCATTAGGGCTTTATGAGCGCAGCCAATCCAACGCATTGCTTTCTGGAAGGAAAAAAGTCAATCTCGAGGACATTGAAGAAGCGGTCATTTCTGTCCTCTGCCACAGAATAGAATTAAAGCCATCGATAAAATACCTGCAAACTACGAGTGCGTTTATAAAAACGTCTTTCCAGAAGTTTATAGAAGCAGCGGGAGAAAAGAAGTTTGATTTTGGCAGAGAGGCATCTTCTTCCCAAAAGGGTGATGGCCTCTGACACAAGCCCCATAGGCTCTTTTTCTGAGATCCAGGAGCTATCTGGAAAGCTGTCTCCCCAGCAGGAGGAAGACAAACTCATGAGGACAGTTCTGCAGGCAGACCAGAAGACAAAGGATCATGGGAACCTTATCAGGGACAGCTTCAATAGGGGGATAGGCGCGTTTGCTCCCAACCTCAT
This is a stretch of genomic DNA from Candidatus Nanoarchaeia archaeon. It encodes these proteins:
- a CDS encoding AAA family ATPase; this translates as MFTAELLKTSFPGILGQEAVKKQVSSALMTERHIIIVGPPGIGKTTLAKNIAKLLPAITVNDCDFNCDPKAPLCPRCIHAAHSGRHATKKISGEQRFIRIQGSPDLTAEDLLGDIDPIKALKFGPLSLEAFNPGKIFRANNGVLFFDEVNRCPEKLQNSLLQVLEEKKATLGSYEVDISANFIFIGTMNPEDSSTERISDVFGDRFDFIYMGYPESVEIEKAIILAKGKKLAEVSDKLLTLIAAFIHDLRDDANLQKKPSVRASLGLYERSQSNALLSGRKKVNLEDIEEAVISVLCHRIELKPSIKYLQTTSAFIKTSFQKFIEAAGEKKFDFGREASSSQKGDGL
- a CDS encoding NAD(P)H-dependent oxidoreductase, coding for MEILEALEWRYATKQFDPKKKVSEKDLDELLKVLNLSPSSFGLQPWKFIVVTDQELRERLREAAWNQPQVTDASHLIVLCVRTDLNEGYIRNYIDSISRIRKVPREKLKGYEDTILGFRKALTAEQTLAWSKNQVYISLGFLLEACAMKRIDACPMEGFDPKKVDELLGLEEQSLASVVLCPIGCRSKSDSHADEKKVRFDIKSVVVRR
- a CDS encoding PadR family transcriptional regulator, whose protein sequence is MKPECEMKGFLSLLLLWIIHEKKMTGSGIANEISARKGSKPSPGTIYPALKDLKEKGLVSCDKGKVYSITKKGRLELSVLLKSFFSTFKDIDDMKRCCG
- a CDS encoding helix-turn-helix domain-containing protein: MPKKSIAQKLVYPEQINVGQSIQKTAELLADTWSLRLLRQLMWNSETQKPETRPMRFSELKKQLPSISPKTLSRKLKAMERMGVVQKTLYAEVPVRAEYAITEKGKQLKDVLQAITAWNLRNL